DNA from Mesorhizobium sp. DCY119:
CGCTGGAAATACCGGCGCCGCAGTTGGCATCGCTTCAGGACCGGCAACGCCGGGCATGGTGGTCGCACCATTCTTCAACGGCTCGGCCGCATGCACCGCATCGGAAGCAGGTTCCGCCGCCGTGGAGGGCTTCGGCTTCATCGCCGCGTCGAGACCAGCACGCACATCCGACGCCGCCTTTTCGAACGGATTGAGCTGCTTCTTGATCTCGGCGGTCGGGTTCAGGCTGCGCAACTCATCGACGGACTTCTTGACGTCGTCGAGCTCGGCTTCTTTCAAAGCCTCGTTGAATTGCTTTTGGAAATCGCCCGCCATGGTGCGCAGTTTCGCCGTCGTTTTGCCGAACGTGCGCAGCATGCGCGGCAAATCCTTCGGCCCGACGACCACGATCATAACGACCGCGATCACCAGCATTTCGGTCCAGCCGATATCAAACATGACTATCCAACCTGACTAGCTGGGAAACGGTTCAGCTCTTGCTGGCCTTTTCCTTGGCTGCCTGGATGGTCTCGTCGGAGCGATGCTCCACGGTCCGGCCATCGACGGTCTTGACGCCTTC
Protein-coding regions in this window:
- the tatB gene encoding Sec-independent protein translocase protein TatB, whose protein sequence is MFDIGWTEMLVIAVVMIVVVGPKDLPRMLRTFGKTTAKLRTMAGDFQKQFNEALKEAELDDVKKSVDELRSLNPTAEIKKQLNPFEKAASDVRAGLDAAMKPKPSTAAEPASDAVHAAEPLKNGATTMPGVAGPEAMPTAAPVFPATTQEPAPVAKPAKSAPASKPAKAAAAPKAAVKAPVAAKPAAKAAAPKAASKVAAEQPAAKPAAAKPAKATAKSPAKPATTKKKPAGTAK